GAATTCCCTGCGCTTTCAGCGCCTCAAGCTTTTGCTTTACTGTGTCGGAAGGCTGCTGGTAGGTGCGTGCGGCGAGATCACCGGCCATGAGGGAGCGGGCTTCGCGGGTGAGGGTGGTTCGGAAGCTTTCGCTGAAGCCACGAACGCCGACGAGGGCGGCTACTCCCACGGCTACGGACAGGACGACGAAGACGAATTTTCCCGGAGCGGAGCGCAGGTCACGTCCGGCGATGGTGGCGGCACGGCGCCAGGTAAGAGAGCGTTGTGCCATTTAATTCAGCCCCGCTCTTGCTGCGGAAAGGGTGTCTTCGACGACCATGCCGTCGCGGAGGACGATTTTGCGATGGGCGAGAGCAGCAACCTGGGGATCGTGGGTTACGAGAACCAGCGTTGTGCCTGCTTTGCTATTGCGGTTCAGGAGCAGTTCGAGAACTTTTTGGCCGTTGATGGAGTCGAGGTTGCCGGTGGGTTCGTCGGCCATGACGATGGGCGGTTCGACGATGAAGGCGCGGGCGAGCGCGACGCGCTGCTGTTCGCCGCCGGAGAGTTGGACCGGGTAATGATCCATGCGTTCGGCGAGGCCGACCTGATCCAGAAGTGCGCGGGCTTGCTTGATACCGCTGCCGGGGAGGTTGAGTTCGAAGGGCAGGAGGACGTTCTCAAGAGCTGTCAGGGTTGGGATGAGCTGATAGGACTGGAAGACGAAGCCGAGCTTGTGGCCGCGAACGGTGGCGAGAGCTTCTTCTTCGAGATTGTGAATGGGTGTTCCATCGAGGATGATTTCGCCTTCGCTGGGCGTATCGAGGCCGGCGAGGAGGCCGAGGAGCGTACTTTTTCCGCTACCGCTGGCTCCGACGATGGCGACGAACTGGCCGGCGGGGATGGAGAGGTCTATGCCTTTGAGGATTTCTACTTTGCGTGAGCCGTTCTGGATCCACTTCTTGACACCGCGAACTTCAATCATCCATATCTCCAATAATTTTTGCCGGGCCGGGCATCGGTTCTGCTTCGGGCCTGCCTTGATGTTACGCAGTTTTTGGCGGCAGCGTTCCTTTTGTGACCAATCCGATGCGTTGCGGGGCGATGCGGGATTGGTACACTGCACGGGTGAAGAGAGTTTTCAGGGTAACAATTTTCAGGGCAGCGATTCTCTGCGCATTCTGCCTGATGATGGTTCAGGCGCGTGCGGCTGGTCCTCAGAAGACGCTGGTTTGTTTTGGCGATAGCATCACTGCCGGATATGGATTGAACGATGCGGTGAAGCAGGCCTATCCGGCGGTACTGGAGCGGTTGCTGACGGCGAAGGGATATTCGTATCGCGTTGTGAACCGCGGCGTGAGCGGGGACACGACCAAGGACGCCCTGGCGCGAGTGAACTCGATTGTGGCGCTGCATCCGGATGTGGTGCTGGTGGAGTTTGGCGGGAACGACGGCCTGCGCGGTCTGCCGATGGAGATCACGCGGAAGAATCTCGATGGCGTGCTGACGGCGTTACAGGCGGCGCATATTCGCGTGTTGCTGGTGGGTATTACGCTGCCGCCTAATTATGGCGCCGAGTACATCAAGAGCTTCGATGCGGTATACAGGGACGCTTCGGCGAAGCATCATGTAGCGCTGATGCCGATGCTTTACGAAGGAATCTACGCGATGCCGGGGACGGTCCAGGAGGATGGGATACATCCGACGGCGAAGGGTTCGCAGTTGATTGCGGAGCACCTTTTGCCATTTGTGATGCCGCTCCTGCGCCGGTAGCTTAGGACTTCGCTTTTTTCGACGGCTTTGACTTGCCAGAACTGTTGAGGGCAATTGCCTGGAGAATGAGCGCCTTGAAGGCGGACTCGTCCATTGTTTCTCCCTGGTGGATGTCGATCGCGCGGCGGGTGTTTCCTTCGAGGCTGGAATTGAAGAGGTGGTCGGGATCCGGCAGAGACGCACCCTTGGCGAAGGTCAGCTTCACGACACTTTTATAGGATTCGCCTGTGCAGAGGATGCCGTCATGCGACCAGACGGGCGTACCCATCCACTTCCACTCCTCGATGACCTGCGGGTCTGCTTCCTGGATGAGCTTGCGCATTCTGCTGAGGGTTTCTCCGCGCCAGTCTCCTAGTTCGGCAATTTTCTTTGAGATGAGTTCCGATGCTGGCTGGGCTTGGCTTGCGTCTGATTTTTCCATGTTTTCTTCCTGGGTCTGATTTGGAAGTTCCTGGTGAGTCTTCATTCGCTGACAGTGGGTGGTTGTGTCAGCGAGGGTTCTCTTTGAAATAACATCTGGATTTGGGGTTGTAAATGGAAAAGGGGATTGGGTTGGTGTTTTGGGAGAAGCAGATTCCCTGCGGGAATGACAGACAGAACGGCAAGGGCAAAAACAAAAGCACGGGCAAGGGCAAAAACAAAGGCAACGGCAAAAGCTTGGGGGAATGGGGAGTAAAAAGGGGGGGTATAAAACAGCAGAGCTTAGACCGTAGGGGGAGTACGGGCTAAGCTCTGCGCTTCGTGCGGCGGTTAAGCTGCACAAACTTGAAATGAAATGGCGTGATGCTTTTGAAAATTTATGGTGCGCCCAGAGAGATTCGAACTCCCGACCTGTTGATTCGTAGTCAACCGCTCTATCCAGCTGAGCTATAGGCGCACATGGGTTCGTTTCCGAACCTTCATCAGATTACCAAGAAATTGACGCTGAGGCAATGGCTGGCGAAGGCCATGTGCCTGATCTGCATAATGCTTGCGTTTATGCCTTTGCGGGAACGGCGCTGAGTGTAACCGATGGCGAGATTACAGGGACAGCGGGCGGCAGTTCGGGAAGCGGAGCCGGTGCTTCGACAGGCGGAAGTTCTTCGATGAGCTGGAGACCGGAGCGCCGGACGAGTTGTGTCACGGTTGCGGCATTGAGGCGGGTGGCATCGTATTCAACGCGCAAGGTGCTGGCAGCTCGATCGAAGGTGAGGCGGCGGATTCCGTAGACTTCACGCGTGTTGGCGAGGGCGAAGGCTTCCGTTTCGTTGGGCTGGCCGGTGTAGCGGAAGAGTATTTCTAGCTGCGTCATAGCTGCATGATACCAAGCATGGGTTGCTGAGTGGAATGATTTCAGAGTGAACTGAGATAGCTGCGAATTTCGGGCGTGCTCCAGTCTTCTGCGCCGATGAACCTGCGACGGATTTTGCCCTGGCGGTCGATGACGAAGGTTTCCGGCCACATCTCGGTGTGATATTTGGTGGCGACTGTTTCCTGGGGGTCGCGGACGGTGAGGAGATCGACGTGATGGTTGACGAGGAAGCGCTTGTAGGCGTCCTCGTCTTCGTCGATGCTGATGGCCAGTACGGCGATCTCGGGGTGCTGGCGCTGGAGTTCGAGCAAAGAAGGCAGCTCAAGGATGCAGGGGACGCACCAACTGGCCCAGAAGTTCACGAGAACGACTTTGCCTTTGTAGTCGGCGAGATGAATGTGGGTGGCGCCATCGGAGATGTTGAAGTCAGGCGCGGGTCTACCTGTCTGCGAGGGATGGTTGCCGCGGTCGCAGCCGGTGATGGCGACTAGCAGAAGTCCGCAGAGCAGCGATGAAAGTCGGAAGGTTCGCACGTACTTATAATACGGAGCTGAGGGTTGGTA
Above is a window of Acidicapsa ligni DNA encoding:
- a CDS encoding arylesterase, giving the protein MMVQARAAGPQKTLVCFGDSITAGYGLNDAVKQAYPAVLERLLTAKGYSYRVVNRGVSGDTTKDALARVNSIVALHPDVVLVEFGGNDGLRGLPMEITRKNLDGVLTALQAAHIRVLLVGITLPPNYGAEYIKSFDAVYRDASAKHHVALMPMLYEGIYAMPGTVQEDGIHPTAKGSQLIAEHLLPFVMPLLRR
- a CDS encoding ABC transporter ATP-binding protein, coding for MIEVRGVKKWIQNGSRKVEILKGIDLSIPAGQFVAIVGASGSGKSTLLGLLAGLDTPSEGEIILDGTPIHNLEEEALATVRGHKLGFVFQSYQLIPTLTALENVLLPFELNLPGSGIKQARALLDQVGLAERMDHYPVQLSGGEQQRVALARAFIVEPPIVMADEPTGNLDSINGQKVLELLLNRNSKAGTTLVLVTHDPQVAALAHRKIVLRDGMVVEDTLSAARAGLN
- a CDS encoding TlpA family protein disulfide reductase; this encodes MAYQPSAPYYKYVRTFRLSSLLCGLLLVAITGCDRGNHPSQTGRPAPDFNISDGATHIHLADYKGKVVLVNFWASWCVPCILELPSLLELQRQHPEIAVLAISIDEDEDAYKRFLVNHHVDLLTVRDPQETVATKYHTEMWPETFVIDRQGKIRRRFIGAEDWSTPEIRSYLSSL
- a CDS encoding DUF1801 domain-containing protein; translated protein: MEKSDASQAQPASELISKKIAELGDWRGETLSRMRKLIQEADPQVIEEWKWMGTPVWSHDGILCTGESYKSVVKLTFAKGASLPDPDHLFNSSLEGNTRRAIDIHQGETMDESAFKALILQAIALNSSGKSKPSKKAKS